A DNA window from Arachis duranensis cultivar V14167 chromosome 3, aradu.V14167.gnm2.J7QH, whole genome shotgun sequence contains the following coding sequences:
- the LOC107477922 gene encoding uncharacterized protein LOC107477922 has protein sequence MSDDEIKQLCIMNIDKILHSYGKILKDYPHMALTIEVDSSLLTERVITEELNFNRDDLKKNSSDILAIATPEQRYAFDKMLQLCTGKTFLWNLISAEIHLRGNIVLNAASSGIASLLLPNARTAHSRFKIPLNITEDSVCNIKLGSHQAMWLLKAKLIIWDEAPMVSRYCYEALDKCLGDIMRCSPTYSKDLPFGGKVVVLGGDFRKNFPVILRGSRQDMVHSTVNSSYLWKFCQVLKLTKNMRLSLGTTASDQDETEQFGEWLLKVGDGLIGDNMDGESEICLSRDIVIPSSDQEFDELVHFSYPIILENISSKDFFKARTILAPTLDIVEEVNNHLMAIIHGGEKLYLISDSICMDEGNMESQLDLYGPELLNSINCSGLPPHKLILKVGVPVMLLRNINQSSGLCNGTRLQVRKLGNHVIECEVLIGNNVGHIALIPRMNMVPTNETVTVRFQRRQFPIIVSFAMTINKSQGQTLSHVGLYLPKPVFTRGQLYVVLSRVKSKRCLKVLLMNHVGMSANSTINVVYREVFEKIVF, from the exons ATGTCAGATGATGAGATTAAGCAGTTATGCATAATGAATATAGACAAGATCTTACATTCCTATGGTAAAATCTTGAAAGACTATCCTCATATGGCTTTAACAATTGAAGTTGATAGTTCTTTGTTAACCGAAAGGGTTATTACGGAAGAGCTAAACTTTAACAGGGatgatttaaagaaaaattcctCAGACATATTAGCCATCGCAACACCTGAGCAGAGATATGCATTCGATAAAATGTTACAGCTGT GTACTGGAAAAACATTTCTCTGGAACCTTATATCTGCTGAGATTCACTTAAGGGGTAATATAGTGTTAAACGCTGCTTCGAGTGGTATTGCATCTTTACTTCTTCCCAATGCAAGAACAGCACACTCAAGGTTCAAAATACCGCTGAATATAACTGAGGATTCTGTATGTAACATCAAACTTGGTTCCCATCAAGCAATGTGGCTGTTGAAAGCCAAACTTATAATTTGGGATGAGGCTCCAATGGTTAGTAGGTACTGCTATGAAGCGCTTGATAAATGCTTGGGTGATATCATGAGGTGTTCTCCAACATATAGCAAAGATTTGCCCtttggaggaaaagtggttGTATTAGGTGGAGACTTTAGAAAAAATTTTCCTGTTATTCTACGAGGATCGAGACAAGATATGGTTCATTCAACTGTGAATTCGTCTTACCTTTGGAAGTTTTGTCAAGTGCTCAAGCTAACAAAAAACATGAGACTCTCTTTAGGGACAACTGCTTCAGATCAAGATGAGACAGAGCAATTTGGTGAGTGGTTATTGAAAGTTGGTGATGGTCTAATAGGTGACAATATGGATGGTGAATCTGAGATATGTCTTTCAAGAGATATTGTTATTCCTTCTTCGGACCAGGAATTTGATGAGTTGGTTCATTTTTCTTATCCAATTATTTTGGAAAACATATCCTCAAAAGATTTTTTCAAAGCAAGAACTATATTGGCTCCCACGCTAGACATCGTTGAAGAGGTCAACAACCATCTGATGGCTATCATTCATGGAGGGGAAAAATTATATCTTATTTCGGATTCCATTTGTATGGATGAAGGGAATATGGAGAGTCAACTAGATCTCTACGGTCCTGAATTACTGAATAGCATAAATTGCTCTGGTTTGCCTCCACAtaaattaatactcaaggtTGGTGTTCCGGTGATGTTACTGAGGAATATTAACCAATCCAGTGGTCTTTGTAATGGTACAAGGCTACAAGTTAGGAAGCTTGGAAACCATGTCATAGAATGTGAAGTCTTAATAGGTAATAATGTTGGTCATATTGCTTTGATTCCAAGAATGAATATGGTACCAACAAATGAAACCGTCACAGTTAGATTCCAACGAAGACAGTTTCCCATAATAGTATCGTTTGCCATGACAATTAATAAGTCTCAAGGACAAACTTTATCTCATGTTGGATTGTACTTGCCCAAACCAGTTTTTACACGTGGACAACTATATGTGGTACTTTCAAGAGTTAAGAGTAAGAGATGTTTAAAAGTTTTACTTATGAATCATGTAGGAATGTCTGCAAATTCAACCATCAATGTTGTTTATAGAGAAGTCTTTGAAAAAATAGTATTCtaa
- the LOC107477920 gene encoding uncharacterized protein LOC107477920: MAWNIRGVVNKATVHTLKNLVNQNRPSIVMLLEPKCSGDTASKAIREMGFFFSIREEAVGFSAFHPGRGSHMIKEKVMNGEWVPMKAGRNGPAISHLLFADDILLFAKASEEQMRTVLDALHQFSEASILKVSVFKTSIYFSKSVQRGERAYICEISGYKEVPYLGCYLSSMITNERKIKKNYKTTLEKAKGKMRGWKAHCLSFVGRITLAKSVISAAINYKMMHEKVPKGICYEVEKMQKQLIWGDSEEGRKFHAIGWKHMCKHLNLRGLGFRNLSLLNDAFLMKSTNCYGR, translated from the exons ATGGCTTGGAATATAAGAGGGGTCGTGAACAAAGCTACAGTTCACACCCTTAAGAATCTTGTTAATCAGAACAGACCTAGTATAGTCATGCTACTTGAACCTAAGTGCAGTGGAGATACTGCTAGTAAGGCTATTCGAGAAATGggtttctttttctctattaGAGAAGAAGCTGTGGGATTTTCAG CTTTTCATCCAGGAAGAGGTTCTCATATGATTAAGGAGAAAGTGATGAATGGAGAATGGGTTCCAATGAAAGCTGGGAGGAATGGACCTGCTATCTCTCACCTCCTTTTTGCCGATGACATTCTTCTTTTTGCCAAAGCTTCGGAGGAGCAAATGAGAACAGTGTTGGATGCTCTTCATCAATTTAGTGAGGCCTCAATATTGAAGGTTAGTGTGTTTAAAAcatctatttatttttccaaaagtGTGCAAAGAGGAGAAAGGGCATATATttgtgagattagtggatatAAGGAGGTCCCTTACTTGGGATGTTATCTGAGTTCCATGATAAcgaatgaaagaaaaatcaagaaaaattacaaGACAACACTTGAAAAAGCTAAGGGAAAGATGAGGGGATGGAAAGCACATTGCTTATCCTTTGTAGGTAGAATAACTTTGGCTAAGTCTGTGATAAGCGCAGCTATCAACTATAAGATGATGCATGAAAAAGTCCCTAAGGGCATATGTTATGAAGTGGAAAAAATGCAAAAGCAGTTAATATGGGGCGATAGTGAAGAAGGACGAAAGTTTCACGCTATTGGCTGGAAACACATGTGCAAGCATTTGAATTTGAGAGGATTGGGTTTTCGAAACCTAAGCCTGTTGAATGATGCTTTTCTCATGAAATCGACAAATTGTTATGGAAGATAA
- the LOC127745458 gene encoding uncharacterized protein LOC127745458 → MALTKHLGSHKLTSYSPIKLNQMAYEAAGAPPPCFRGPRLIRNATPGRRISRPRIQAPTRKPYTSVVSQLSNMADNGVHQITQAELLAQMAELQAEARRLAEMSTQNNASKHEENGPKGPVKDNTDLLSVNPPKEKFTLDNPFSEKITNYHMPNNFTLPSSLEPYKGIGDPRTHIKKFQSMMFFNGPNNEPMFCRAFPTYLDGAALLWFSKLPAESISSFEELAKSLINYFAVAQIYVHGSHYLGTIRQGPQEILKYYMMRFVEAIMEIPDLDPAVHLHALKAGLKPGKFRETIAVTKPKTLEEF, encoded by the exons ATGGCGCTCACCAAGCATCTCGGATCACACAAACTTACATCCTACTCGCCTATAAAACTAAACCAAATGGCCTATGAAGCGGCAG GTGCTCCTCCGCCATGTTTCAGAGGGCCGAGGTTAATCCGCAACGCTACCCCTGGACGGCGTATATCTCGACCAAGGATCCAAGCGCCCACTCGGAAGCCATATACCTCAGT GGTTTCTCAACTCTCCAATATGGCCGATAATGGAGTTCACCAAATCACTCAGGCCGAGCTCCTGGCCCAGATGGCAGAACTACAAGCTGAAGCCCGAAGACTCGCTGAGATGTCCACTCAAAACAACGCCAGCAAACACGAGGAGAATGGCCCCAAGGGCCCAGTCAAAGACAACACAGACCTACTGAGCGTCAACCCACCAAAGGAGAAGTTTACCTTGGACAACCCGTTCTCCGAGAAAATCACCAACTATCATATGCCGAATAATTTTACACTGCCCTCTTCCCTTGAGCCGTATAAGGGGATTGGTGACCCCCGGACTCATATTAAGAAATTCCAATCTATGATGTTCTTTAATGGCCCTAACAATGAACCCATGTTTTGCAGGGCTTTTCCCACATACCTTGATGGAGCTGCACTactttggttttcaaaattaCCTGCAGAATCAATCTCTTCATTTGAGGAGTTGGCGAAGTCCCTCATCAACTACTTCGCGGTGGCGCAGATATATGTACACGGGTCACACTACCTAGGAACCATCCGCCAAGGTCCACAAGAAATCCTAAAATACTATATGATGAGATTCGTAGAGGCCATCATGGAGATACCAGACCTGGACCCTGCTGTCCACCTACACGCCCTCAAGGCCGGTCTCAAGCCCGGGAAGTTCAGAGAAACAATCGCGGTAACAAAACCGAAAACATTGGAAGAATTTTGA